The following coding sequences lie in one Ostrinia nubilalis chromosome 2, ilOstNubi1.1, whole genome shotgun sequence genomic window:
- the LOC135080343 gene encoding protein obstructor-E-like, which translates to MKVFIVLAAAAALASAQFKCPAKDGQYEDDRQCDKFYECVDGVATEKLCPDGLVFDQLIRKINKCDQPFNVDCGDRTELQPPKPNGNCPRRNGFFAHPDPSVCNIFFNCIEGDFTEVKCTAGLHFDEYSGTCVWPESAGRQGCNNQEKKTKDGFECPKEQQVDSQGLPVAHPKFPHPSDCQRFYVCLNGVEPRDLGCQAGEVYNEETQRCDAPENVRGCEDWYKDSEEAAPAPKARS; encoded by the exons GCGCCCAATTCAAGTGCCCCGCCAAGGATGGCCAGTACGAAGACGACAGGCAATGTGACAAGTTCTACGAGTGCGTGGATGGAGTGGCCACAGAGAAGCTGTGTCCAGATGGCTTGGTGTTCGACCAGCTGATTAGGAAGATCAACAAATGCGACCAGCCCTTCAATGTAGACTGCGGTGACAGAACCGAACTCC AGCCCCCTAAGCCCAACGGCAACTGCCCCCGCCGCAACGGTTTCTTCGCCCACCCCGACCCATCGGTGTGCAACATCTTCTTCAACTGCATCGAGGGTGACTTCACCGAAGTCAAGTGCACCGCCGGACTGCACTTCGACGAGTACTCAGGCACCTGCGTGTGGCCCGAGTCCGCTGGCAGACAAGGATGCAACAACCAGGAGA AGAAGACCAAGGATGGTTTCGAGTGCCCCAAAGAGCAGCAGGTCGACTCCCAGGGTCTGCCCGTGGCCCACCCCAAATTCCCCCACCCGTCTGACTGCCAGCGTTTCTACGTGTGCCTGAACGGCGTGGAGCCCCGTGACCTCGGCTGCCAAGCCGGTGAAGTGTACAACGAGGAGACCCAGCGGTGCGACGCCCCTGAGAATGTCCGCGGATG cGAGGACTGGTACAAGGACTCCGAGGAAGCGGCGCCAGCACCCAAAGCGAGGTCTTAG